A window of Phytoactinopolyspora mesophila contains these coding sequences:
- a CDS encoding M48 family metalloprotease — protein sequence MRTTVLLLLPSLGVVLIGSRFGTLGFWLALIAAAAFCVYVLLRSDTVAVRAMRAYPVGEAEQPVFCRVVRESTTKARLPMPQLYVSPTRAVNALATGRNPNRSMICVTEGALAVLDENELRAVVGHELAHIRNLDTLPASVVGAVNRLAVMVPLVGVFLAGAARLAISRDREFKADSESARLNGEPLALAGALRKFDAAARELVLPPEAGVVAASHLMLTSPLRYRGLLRLCRSHPSTAERVARLEQLAGYRR from the coding sequence GTGAGAACCACCGTGCTACTGCTGCTGCCTTCGCTCGGCGTGGTGCTCATCGGCTCGCGTTTCGGCACCCTTGGTTTCTGGCTGGCGCTGATCGCCGCAGCGGCGTTCTGCGTGTATGTCCTCCTGCGCAGTGACACCGTCGCGGTTCGCGCGATGCGTGCCTACCCTGTCGGTGAGGCCGAGCAGCCGGTGTTCTGCCGGGTCGTGCGGGAGTCGACGACCAAGGCGCGGCTGCCGATGCCGCAGCTCTACGTGAGCCCCACCAGGGCCGTGAACGCGCTTGCCACTGGACGGAACCCGAACCGTTCTATGATTTGCGTCACAGAAGGCGCTCTGGCTGTGCTCGACGAGAACGAGCTCCGCGCGGTGGTGGGCCATGAGCTGGCGCATATCAGGAATCTCGACACCCTCCCCGCGTCTGTGGTCGGTGCCGTCAACCGGCTGGCCGTCATGGTGCCGCTGGTGGGTGTGTTCCTGGCCGGTGCGGCCCGTCTCGCCATCAGCCGGGACCGCGAGTTCAAGGCTGACAGCGAATCCGCGCGGCTCAACGGTGAGCCGTTGGCCCTGGCCGGTGCGCTGCGGAAGTTCGACGCGGCCGCACGCGAACTGGTGCTGCCGCCTGAGGCTGGTGTGGTGGCGGCCAGCCACCTCATGCTGACCAGTCCGCTGCGGTACCGGGGGCTGTTGCGGCTTTGTCGCTCACACCCGTCGACGGCCGAGCGCGTCGCGCGGCTCGAGCAGTTGGCCGGCTACCGCCGCTGA
- a CDS encoding 2-oxoacid:acceptor oxidoreductase subunit alpha, with product MAPSSRRHQNAVTAKEVRELDRVVIRFAGDSGDGMQLTGDRFTAEAATFGNDLSTLPNFPAEIRAPAGTLPGVSSFQLHFADHDILTPGDSPDVLVAMNPAALKANLPDVPKGAILIIDSGEFTPRALKKIGYATNPLEDGSLSAYTVYAVDLSGMTMGALEQFGLTRKEASRSKNMFALGLLSWMYGRPVDGTVGFLQNKFATKAKIRDANIAALKAGWNYGETTEDFAVSYEVKPAPMPPGRYRNITGNLALSYGLVAASQQSKLPLFLGSYPITPASDVLHEMSKHKRFGVRTFQAEDEISAVGAALGAAFGGLLGVTTTSGPGVALKSETIGLAVALELPLIVVNIQRGGPSTGLPTKTEQADLLQVMFGRNGESPVPVVAAASPADCFDAALEAVRMSVTYRTPVFLLSDGYLANGSEPWEIPDVTKLASIDANFATEPNHGEGDDAEFWPYLRDPHTLARPWAVPGMAGLEHRIGGLEKADGAGTISYDPTNHDHMVRTRQAKVDGIEVPDLEVDDPTGEARLLVLGWGSTFGPIGAGIRRARRAGNHVAQAHLRHLNPLPANTGEVLRRYERVLLPEMNLGQLALLLRARYLVDVVSYNQVRGLPFKAEELAEVIMKEVDQL from the coding sequence ATGGCGCCATCAAGCAGGAGGCATCAAAACGCCGTGACGGCGAAAGAGGTCCGAGAACTCGATCGCGTCGTGATCCGGTTCGCCGGCGATTCTGGCGACGGTATGCAGCTTACAGGCGACAGGTTCACCGCTGAGGCAGCGACATTCGGCAATGACCTGTCAACTCTCCCCAACTTCCCTGCCGAGATTCGCGCACCAGCGGGGACGCTGCCCGGAGTTTCAAGCTTCCAGCTGCACTTTGCCGACCACGACATTCTCACACCGGGTGACTCACCAGACGTGCTGGTGGCGATGAACCCAGCCGCTTTGAAGGCCAATCTGCCCGACGTGCCCAAGGGCGCAATCCTCATCATCGACTCCGGTGAATTCACACCGCGCGCGCTGAAGAAGATCGGGTACGCGACCAACCCCCTCGAAGATGGCTCTCTGAGCGCCTACACCGTCTATGCCGTGGACCTGTCCGGCATGACCATGGGCGCATTGGAACAGTTCGGGCTGACCCGCAAGGAGGCGTCCCGTTCCAAGAACATGTTCGCGCTCGGGCTGCTGTCCTGGATGTACGGACGGCCCGTCGACGGAACCGTCGGGTTCCTCCAGAACAAATTCGCTACCAAAGCGAAGATCCGTGACGCCAACATCGCCGCGTTGAAGGCGGGCTGGAACTACGGCGAGACCACTGAAGACTTCGCCGTCTCCTATGAGGTCAAGCCCGCGCCGATGCCGCCCGGCCGGTACCGGAATATCACCGGGAACCTGGCCCTGAGCTACGGCCTGGTGGCCGCTTCACAGCAGTCCAAGCTGCCGTTGTTCCTCGGCTCGTACCCCATCACGCCGGCCTCGGACGTCCTGCACGAGATGTCCAAACACAAGCGGTTCGGTGTGCGCACCTTCCAGGCCGAGGATGAGATCAGCGCGGTTGGTGCCGCCCTCGGTGCGGCGTTCGGTGGCTTGCTGGGCGTCACCACCACATCCGGGCCGGGCGTGGCGTTGAAGTCTGAGACCATCGGCCTGGCGGTGGCGCTCGAGCTTCCGTTGATCGTGGTCAACATCCAGCGAGGCGGGCCTTCGACCGGCCTGCCCACCAAGACCGAGCAGGCTGATCTGCTGCAGGTGATGTTCGGACGCAATGGCGAGTCCCCTGTGCCTGTGGTGGCCGCTGCGTCGCCGGCCGACTGCTTCGACGCAGCGCTCGAGGCGGTTCGCATGTCCGTGACCTACCGCACACCGGTCTTCCTGCTGTCCGACGGGTACCTCGCCAACGGTTCCGAACCGTGGGAGATTCCCGACGTCACCAAGCTGGCCAGCATCGACGCGAACTTCGCCACCGAGCCCAATCACGGAGAGGGCGACGACGCCGAGTTCTGGCCATACCTTCGTGACCCGCACACGCTGGCCCGGCCCTGGGCGGTGCCCGGCATGGCTGGACTCGAACACCGCATCGGTGGTCTGGAGAAGGCTGACGGTGCCGGCACCATCTCCTACGACCCCACCAACCACGACCACATGGTGCGGACCCGGCAGGCAAAGGTCGATGGCATCGAGGTTCCCGACCTGGAGGTCGACGACCCTACGGGCGAGGCCCGGCTGCTGGTACTCGGCTGGGGCTCCACCTTCGGCCCCATCGGCGCCGGGATCCGGCGGGCGCGGCGAGCCGGAAACCATGTCGCCCAGGCACATCTGCGCCATCTGAACCCGCTCCCCGCCAACACCGGTGAGGTCCTGCGCCGATACGAGCGAGTACTGCTACCCGAGATGAATCTCGGCCAGCTCGCCCTGCTCCTGCGGGCCCGCTACCTGGTGGACGTCGTCAGCTACAACCAGGTTCGCGGATTGCCGTTCAAGGCCGAGGAACTCGCCGAAGTCATCATGAAAGAGGTCGATCAGCTGTGA
- a CDS encoding thiamine pyrophosphate-dependent enzyme — protein MPGLSGVPTTDVEQTKKDFTSDQEVRWCPGCGDYAVLAAVQGFMPKLGLARENIVFVSGIGCSSRFPYYMNTYGMHSIHGRAPAIATGLATSRPDLSVWVVTGDGDALSIGGNHLIHVLRRNVNMTILLFNNRIYGLTKGQYSPTSEQGKITKSTPMGSLDAPFNPVSLALGSEATFVARTIDSDRAHLTSVLQAAAAHRGTSLVEIYQNCNIFNDGAFEILKNRDTQDEVLIRLEHGEPVRFGAGAEHGIRRNPHTAGLEVCAADDPAVIVHDAHAPDPSRAFALSRLADPGTLSRTPIGIFRQVERPTYGDLMNDQVDHAIESQGTGDLATLIAGRDTWTVE, from the coding sequence ATGCCCGGACTGAGCGGTGTGCCCACCACCGACGTCGAACAGACGAAGAAGGATTTCACCAGCGACCAAGAGGTCCGCTGGTGCCCGGGGTGTGGCGACTACGCAGTCCTGGCGGCGGTGCAGGGCTTCATGCCCAAACTCGGTCTTGCCCGGGAGAACATCGTCTTCGTCTCCGGCATCGGCTGCTCGTCTCGCTTCCCGTACTACATGAACACGTACGGAATGCACTCGATCCACGGCCGGGCGCCGGCGATCGCCACCGGCTTGGCGACCTCCCGTCCGGACCTTTCGGTGTGGGTCGTCACCGGCGACGGCGACGCGCTGTCTATCGGCGGCAATCACCTGATCCACGTGCTGCGCCGCAACGTGAACATGACCATCTTGCTGTTCAACAACCGGATTTACGGGCTCACCAAGGGCCAGTACTCGCCCACGAGTGAGCAAGGCAAGATCACCAAGTCCACACCCATGGGGTCGCTCGATGCCCCGTTCAACCCGGTGTCGCTGGCGCTAGGCTCCGAAGCGACATTCGTGGCACGCACCATCGACTCCGACCGCGCACACCTGACCTCTGTGCTGCAGGCGGCCGCCGCCCACCGCGGAACCTCACTGGTCGAGATCTACCAGAACTGCAACATCTTCAACGACGGCGCGTTCGAAATCCTCAAGAACCGGGACACCCAAGACGAGGTACTGATCCGCCTCGAGCACGGCGAACCGGTCCGCTTCGGCGCCGGCGCCGAGCACGGCATCCGCCGTAATCCGCATACTGCCGGGCTCGAGGTCTGCGCCGCCGACGACCCCGCCGTCATCGTCCACGACGCCCACGCTCCGGATCCGAGCCGGGCGTTCGCACTGTCGCGCCTGGCCGACCCGGGCACGCTCTCACGCACGCCGATCGGCATCTTCCGGCAGGTGGAGCGGCCCACTTACGGCGATCTGATGAACGATCAGGTCGATCACGCCATCGAATCCCAGGGAACTGGCGACCTCGCGACGCTGATCGCCGGCCGCGACACCTGGACAGTCGAGTAG
- a CDS encoding ThuA domain-containing protein, with protein MSATTLLAVGLPPVASVAHDDDAEFHALLFTKTEGFRHDSIPAGVAAVEGLAAEHGFAVDHTEDSSVFTEENLDRYDVVVWLNTTGSVLEPDQQEAFEGYIQAGGGYAGIHSASDTHYDWPWYGGLVGAYFQSHPPGTQTADVMVYDHVHPSTAHAAPLWTIEDEWYDFNQSPRGDVHVLAGLDEESYADQVDPGPQMGWDHPIAWCQVYDGGRSWYTGLGHRSEVYADPEFGQHILGGIQWAAGVADGDCGATQWKNFEKVTLAQDESNVGEPMGLAVLPDTRVLLTSRDGVVRMWSPETNTTPVVAEIPVYSHDEEGLQGIAIDPDFENNGWVYVFYSPVIDGVPSGPAPDQVVPGDEELFEQWEAHSNLSRFQFVDDGPASYLDLDSEEVIIEVPATRGICCHMGGDIGFDADGNLFLATGDDANPFQSDAYTPIDERPHRNPAFDAQRTSGNTADLRGKLLRITPMDDAADEPGEGSTYTVPDGNLFTAGDWDHLFPDGTYDPELARPEIYAMGFRNPFRFSVDPRDGAVYLGDYGPDATDPHPDRGPQNTVTWHLIEEPVNIGWPYCIGDNVAYIDYDFATGESGEPFDCEGGPVNGSPRNTGLEQLPPVTPAKIWYHYALTPEFPQLGTGSGSPMGGPAYVFDSELESDTKWPEYYDGIPLLYEWGRRWIKQLHLDGASQLIDITETVPDIELINPMDMEFGPDGSLYVLEYGSGFFGGAPDSALSRIDYIAGGLSPVARVSAEPTSGHAPLEVQFTGESSFHPDAPENEIVDYAWSFGDGATSDEINPTHTYTENGQYSAQLTVTDAEERTGVANVTITVGNTRPDVSFDVPPDGGFFDWGDDIPFRVDVTDAEDGTIGDGIDCADVDVSSSLGHDEHAHPMTQYDGCEGISATQTDSGHDPGMNIFWVLQASYTDRGGQSAPALTGSDGVVLQPKRKQAQHFTASEGIQIEPTTDIEGGSVNVAWIGHGDWVAYEPVNLYQIKELVFRVASAGTGGTIEVRQDAPDGELLGSADVPVTGGWQSWTDVSTEVTDPGATFTMYLVFTGSDPDQADGLFNLNFFDAVGQGVASETRPRVTLTSPEDGASFEPGSDVVLTADATDAGHEIAEVEFLDGQTVIATVDEEPYTHTWSDVPEGMYVLRARATNSAGQTSTSRAVQISVGEGSVREPWQTFTNTQAEFFQFGPDEFVIDANGCDVWLSCDEYGAIYQEDAAGERFSATVRIDGQENSDPWAKAGIMARNDITAPNSSTGYAMMSVTPENGVAFQFDSTGNGELDSNVNTGGVSAYPVWLRLEREGTTYTGSYSTDGEQWTTVGSGTPPDPAEAQDIGMFATSHSDSTGRVEFSGWTLDADPPEPDPCEDPQVEDGYRALWNGESIEGWNMAGPGSFVTVRDADDGRCALETVGGMGLLWHDEQFESYRLKLDFKVFDEHDNSGIFVGFPDPGSDPWVAVNEGYEVQIDTFGAPEGDPINQTGAIYNFQPATAWPTVVGEWNTMEIELDDPWIRVWINGELVNEFEDEPGSGRDLSSGHLGLQNHGGNDRVHFRDVQISELGDSDEVSYGAAVALVNEYFDEGRISESQRDRMLAHLSSAERLSERGQTRPTEQTLRRFLAVAEGVEDTDARAALVAMGEGLIAQLE; from the coding sequence ATGAGCGCGACCACGTTGCTGGCTGTGGGGTTGCCACCGGTGGCGTCGGTTGCGCATGACGACGACGCAGAATTTCACGCTTTGCTGTTCACCAAGACGGAGGGCTTCCGCCATGACTCCATCCCGGCAGGTGTAGCAGCGGTCGAGGGGCTGGCCGCCGAGCACGGCTTCGCGGTGGACCACACCGAGGACAGCTCGGTGTTCACCGAGGAGAATCTCGATCGTTACGACGTCGTCGTGTGGCTCAACACCACCGGCAGCGTCCTTGAGCCCGACCAGCAGGAGGCCTTCGAGGGCTACATCCAAGCCGGCGGCGGTTACGCCGGAATTCACTCCGCGTCCGACACGCATTACGACTGGCCTTGGTATGGCGGTCTGGTAGGTGCGTACTTCCAGTCGCATCCGCCGGGCACTCAAACCGCCGATGTCATGGTGTACGACCACGTGCACCCGTCGACCGCGCACGCCGCGCCGCTGTGGACCATCGAGGACGAGTGGTACGACTTCAACCAGAGCCCACGCGGCGACGTTCACGTACTGGCAGGTCTGGACGAGGAATCCTACGCCGACCAGGTCGATCCGGGGCCGCAAATGGGCTGGGATCACCCGATCGCGTGGTGTCAGGTGTACGACGGCGGCCGGTCCTGGTACACCGGGCTCGGCCACAGGTCCGAGGTGTATGCGGATCCGGAGTTCGGGCAGCACATCCTCGGCGGTATCCAGTGGGCGGCCGGCGTGGCCGACGGCGACTGCGGCGCGACCCAATGGAAGAACTTCGAGAAGGTGACTCTCGCGCAGGACGAGAGCAACGTCGGCGAGCCGATGGGGTTGGCGGTGCTACCGGATACCAGAGTGCTGCTCACTTCCCGCGATGGTGTGGTCCGGATGTGGAGTCCCGAGACAAACACGACGCCTGTGGTGGCCGAGATACCGGTTTACAGCCACGACGAGGAAGGACTCCAAGGTATCGCGATAGACCCGGACTTCGAGAACAACGGCTGGGTGTACGTGTTCTATTCGCCCGTGATCGACGGCGTGCCCTCCGGGCCCGCGCCTGACCAGGTCGTTCCCGGCGATGAAGAGCTGTTCGAGCAGTGGGAAGCGCACTCGAATCTGTCGCGATTCCAGTTCGTCGACGACGGACCCGCCTCGTACCTGGACCTCGACTCCGAAGAAGTCATCATCGAGGTACCGGCTACGCGGGGCATCTGCTGCCACATGGGCGGTGACATCGGCTTCGATGCCGACGGCAATCTCTTCCTGGCCACCGGCGACGACGCCAACCCGTTCCAATCCGACGCCTACACACCGATCGACGAGCGTCCGCACCGCAATCCCGCCTTCGACGCGCAGCGGACCTCGGGCAACACCGCGGACTTGCGGGGCAAACTGCTGCGGATCACCCCCATGGACGATGCTGCCGACGAGCCGGGTGAGGGCAGCACGTACACCGTTCCGGACGGCAACCTGTTCACCGCCGGCGACTGGGACCACCTCTTCCCGGACGGGACCTACGATCCCGAGCTCGCCCGTCCCGAGATCTACGCGATGGGTTTCCGCAATCCGTTCCGCTTCTCCGTCGATCCGCGTGACGGCGCCGTCTATCTCGGCGACTACGGCCCGGACGCCACCGATCCCCACCCCGATCGTGGTCCGCAAAACACGGTGACATGGCACCTCATCGAGGAACCGGTGAACATCGGCTGGCCGTACTGCATCGGTGACAACGTGGCGTACATCGACTATGACTTCGCCACAGGTGAATCGGGTGAGCCCTTCGACTGCGAAGGCGGCCCGGTCAACGGCTCCCCGCGAAACACGGGGCTGGAGCAGCTACCGCCGGTGACACCGGCGAAGATCTGGTACCACTACGCGCTCACACCGGAGTTCCCGCAGCTGGGTACCGGTAGCGGATCGCCGATGGGCGGTCCGGCCTACGTCTTCGACTCGGAACTCGAGTCCGACACGAAGTGGCCGGAGTACTACGACGGCATCCCACTGCTCTACGAGTGGGGCCGGCGCTGGATCAAGCAGCTTCACCTCGACGGTGCCAGTCAGTTGATCGACATCACCGAGACCGTGCCGGACATCGAGCTCATCAACCCGATGGACATGGAGTTCGGTCCCGATGGCTCGCTGTACGTCCTCGAATACGGTTCCGGGTTCTTCGGTGGCGCACCGGACTCCGCGCTGTCCCGCATCGACTACATCGCGGGTGGCCTCTCACCGGTGGCCCGGGTGAGCGCCGAGCCGACGTCGGGCCATGCGCCGCTGGAGGTGCAGTTCACCGGCGAGAGCTCTTTCCATCCCGATGCGCCGGAGAACGAGATCGTCGACTATGCGTGGAGCTTCGGTGACGGTGCGACGTCGGACGAGATCAACCCGACACACACCTACACCGAGAACGGCCAGTACAGTGCTCAACTCACGGTCACCGATGCCGAAGAGCGTACCGGTGTGGCCAACGTGACCATCACGGTCGGCAACACCAGGCCAGACGTCTCGTTCGATGTCCCGCCCGACGGCGGGTTCTTCGACTGGGGAGACGACATCCCGTTCCGGGTCGACGTGACGGACGCGGAGGACGGCACCATCGGCGATGGCATCGACTGTGCTGATGTCGACGTGTCGTCGTCCCTGGGGCATGACGAGCACGCGCATCCGATGACGCAATACGACGGCTGCGAAGGTATCAGCGCTACGCAAACCGATAGCGGCCACGACCCGGGTATGAACATCTTCTGGGTCTTGCAAGCGAGCTACACCGACCGCGGGGGCCAGAGTGCTCCGGCTCTGACCGGTTCCGACGGCGTCGTGCTTCAGCCGAAGCGCAAGCAGGCGCAGCACTTCACCGCCAGCGAAGGCATCCAGATCGAGCCGACCACCGATATCGAAGGTGGTTCGGTCAACGTCGCGTGGATCGGGCATGGCGACTGGGTTGCCTACGAACCGGTGAACCTGTACCAGATCAAGGAACTGGTGTTTCGGGTGGCCTCGGCAGGTACCGGAGGCACGATCGAGGTCCGTCAGGACGCGCCCGACGGCGAACTGCTGGGGTCGGCGGATGTTCCGGTCACGGGCGGCTGGCAGAGCTGGACGGACGTGTCCACGGAGGTGACGGATCCGGGTGCGACGTTCACCATGTATCTGGTCTTCACCGGTTCGGATCCGGACCAGGCCGACGGGCTGTTCAATCTCAACTTCTTCGATGCTGTCGGCCAGGGCGTGGCTTCGGAGACGCGGCCGCGGGTGACACTGACCAGTCCGGAAGACGGCGCGAGCTTCGAACCCGGCAGCGACGTCGTCCTCACAGCAGATGCCACCGACGCCGGACACGAGATCGCGGAGGTGGAGTTCCTCGACGGGCAGACGGTGATCGCAACGGTCGACGAAGAGCCGTACACCCACACCTGGTCCGACGTTCCGGAAGGGATGTACGTGCTGCGTGCCCGGGCGACGAACAGCGCAGGGCAGACCTCGACGTCCCGGGCGGTGCAGATCAGCGTCGGCGAGGGCTCTGTACGGGAACCGTGGCAGACGTTCACGAACACTCAGGCGGAGTTCTTCCAGTTCGGGCCGGACGAGTTCGTGATCGACGCCAACGGGTGCGATGTGTGGCTCTCCTGCGACGAGTACGGCGCGATCTACCAGGAAGATGCTGCCGGGGAGCGGTTCTCGGCGACGGTGCGGATCGACGGCCAGGAGAACAGCGATCCGTGGGCCAAGGCCGGGATCATGGCCAGAAACGACATCACGGCGCCGAACTCGTCGACCGGTTACGCGATGATGTCGGTGACACCGGAGAACGGCGTGGCTTTCCAGTTCGACTCCACCGGCAACGGCGAACTGGACAGCAACGTGAACACCGGCGGCGTGTCGGCCTATCCGGTGTGGCTGCGCCTGGAGCGGGAAGGCACCACCTACACAGGCTCCTACTCGACAGACGGCGAGCAATGGACCACAGTCGGTTCGGGTACCCCGCCGGATCCGGCGGAGGCGCAAGACATCGGCATGTTCGCGACTTCCCACTCGGACTCCACTGGCCGGGTAGAGTTTTCCGGGTGGACTCTTGACGCTGACCCGCCCGAGCCCGATCCATGTGAGGATCCGCAGGTCGAAGACGGCTACCGAGCCTTGTGGAACGGCGAATCAATCGAGGGCTGGAACATGGCCGGTCCGGGGTCGTTCGTCACCGTGCGAGACGCGGACGACGGCCGCTGCGCCCTGGAGACCGTTGGCGGCATGGGGCTGCTCTGGCACGACGAACAGTTCGAGTCTTACCGGCTCAAGCTCGATTTCAAGGTATTTGACGAGCATGACAACTCAGGTATCTTCGTCGGCTTCCCTGATCCGGGTAGCGACCCCTGGGTGGCCGTGAACGAAGGCTACGAGGTGCAGATCGACACGTTCGGCGCTCCAGAAGGGGACCCGATCAACCAGACCGGCGCCATCTACAACTTCCAGCCCGCCACCGCGTGGCCCACCGTCGTCGGTGAGTGGAACACGATGGAGATCGAGCTGGACGACCCCTGGATCAGGGTGTGGATCAACGGCGAGCTGGTCAACGAGTTCGAGGACGAACCGGGCTCCGGGCGCGATCTATCCTCAGGTCATCTCGGCCTGCAGAATCACGGCGGCAACGACCGTGTCCACTTCCGGGATGTCCAGATCAGCGAACTCGGCGACTCGGACGAGGTGTCGTACGGGGCAGCCGTGGCGCTGGTGAACGAGTACTTCGACGAGGGACGGATCAGCGAATCACAGCGGGACCGGATGTTGGCTCACCTTTCCTCCGCGGAGCGGCTGAGCGAGCGTGGCCAGACTCGCCCGACCGAGCAGACGCTGCGGCGGTTCCTGGCTGTTGCCGAGGGTGTGGAGGACACCGACGCCCGCGCCGCGCTGGTCGCGATGGGGGAGGGGCTGATAGCCCAGCTCGAGTAG
- a CDS encoding inositol-3-phosphate synthase, with protein MSDSVGIWFIGARGSVATTTTVGSLAIASGLGPRTGLVSELPPVAQAQLPSLGRLVIGGHEVAGGCLTKRAETLAAAGVLPSDLVTALADELASVDERIRPGVHHHDTDQRSTAQRIEADLRRFREEHDLGRVIVVDVSSTEPPTASTPALDELARLEAALDAGEAPLPISSLYAYAAFRAGCPFVAFTPSPGPRLAALAELAAETALPWAGSDGKTGETLVKTALAPLFAMRALKVRSWSSLNLLGGGDGQTLADPANAVSKTVTKAQGLEAILGHQVDGPLHIDYVEDLGDWKTAWDMVSFEGFLGTRMSLQFTWSGCDSALAAPLILDLVRLMSRAHEVGERGPIPALGFFFKDPAASDVHVLGEQWNALVDWCARLGAAGKTR; from the coding sequence GTGAGCGACTCCGTCGGTATCTGGTTCATCGGCGCACGAGGATCGGTCGCGACAACCACCACAGTGGGTTCACTCGCCATCGCCTCCGGGCTCGGCCCACGCACCGGCCTGGTGTCCGAACTCCCGCCCGTCGCACAGGCACAGCTGCCCAGTCTCGGCCGGCTCGTGATCGGTGGCCACGAAGTGGCGGGTGGCTGCCTGACCAAGCGCGCCGAGACACTCGCCGCCGCCGGTGTCTTACCTTCCGATCTTGTGACCGCCCTCGCCGACGAGCTGGCCAGTGTTGACGAACGTATCCGTCCAGGTGTCCATCATCACGACACCGACCAGCGCTCTACTGCCCAGCGCATTGAGGCCGACTTGCGCCGATTCCGCGAAGAGCATGACCTCGGGCGGGTAATCGTCGTCGATGTGTCCAGCACTGAGCCGCCGACGGCCAGCACGCCTGCGCTCGACGAGCTCGCTCGACTCGAGGCGGCGTTGGACGCTGGTGAAGCACCGCTGCCGATCAGCTCGCTCTATGCCTATGCCGCGTTCCGCGCCGGTTGCCCGTTCGTCGCGTTCACGCCGAGCCCAGGCCCCCGCCTTGCAGCCCTGGCCGAGCTGGCGGCCGAGACCGCCCTGCCGTGGGCCGGCTCCGACGGAAAGACCGGTGAGACCCTGGTCAAGACCGCCCTGGCACCTTTGTTCGCCATGCGTGCGTTGAAAGTCCGGTCGTGGTCGTCACTCAACCTCCTCGGCGGAGGCGACGGGCAGACGCTGGCCGATCCAGCCAACGCGGTCAGCAAGACCGTGACCAAGGCACAGGGCTTGGAGGCCATCCTCGGTCACCAGGTAGACGGTCCGCTGCACATCGACTACGTCGAAGACCTCGGCGACTGGAAGACGGCGTGGGACATGGTCTCCTTCGAGGGCTTCCTCGGCACCCGGATGTCGCTGCAGTTCACCTGGTCCGGCTGTGATTCCGCCCTCGCCGCGCCGTTGATTCTCGACCTTGTCCGTCTCATGTCGCGAGCTCATGAGGTCGGCGAGCGCGGACCGATTCCCGCCCTCGGTTTCTTCTTCAAGGACCCCGCGGCCAGCGACGTTCACGTACTCGGCGAGCAATGGAACGCCCTGGTGGACTGGTGTGCCCGCCTCGGCGCGGCCGGTAAGACTCGATGA
- a CDS encoding SCO3242 family prenyltransferase: MRPRDLAELVRLPAALTAPGDSLAGAAAAGWPHGHRTWTLPVSSTLLYWAGMALNDYADRDLDKHERPERPIPSGRVTPGEALALAAGLTGAGLCVAAAGGGRRALRVAVPLAATVWTYDLLAKQTAAGPACMAAARGLDVLLGAGGQLRAAAVPSLAVTVHTAAVTSLSRGEVHGSSENAGRIALAGTAAAAATAAVPHRPAGRVSALAGAALAAGYAAVVGRSQLEASRSPDAGTVRRATGTGVRGVILLQSALAARSGALGVAAGLLSAGPIARMASKVVSPT, from the coding sequence ATGAGGCCACGCGACCTGGCCGAGTTGGTACGGCTGCCTGCCGCGCTGACGGCGCCGGGCGATTCCCTGGCGGGCGCCGCCGCGGCCGGATGGCCGCACGGGCACCGCACATGGACACTGCCCGTTTCGTCAACATTGCTCTATTGGGCCGGCATGGCGCTGAACGACTACGCCGACCGAGACCTCGACAAACACGAACGCCCGGAACGGCCGATCCCATCCGGTCGCGTCACGCCGGGTGAGGCGCTGGCCCTCGCGGCCGGGCTCACGGGCGCCGGCCTGTGCGTAGCCGCCGCCGGAGGTGGCCGTCGCGCACTTCGAGTAGCCGTGCCGCTCGCGGCCACCGTATGGACCTACGACCTCCTCGCCAAACAAACAGCGGCCGGGCCCGCCTGCATGGCCGCGGCCCGCGGATTGGACGTGCTGCTGGGAGCCGGCGGCCAGCTGCGTGCGGCGGCCGTTCCAAGCCTGGCCGTCACAGTGCACACCGCGGCCGTGACCAGCCTCAGCCGAGGCGAGGTGCACGGAAGTTCGGAGAACGCCGGGCGGATCGCGCTGGCTGGTACCGCCGCGGCCGCTGCCACCGCCGCTGTCCCGCATCGCCCGGCCGGACGGGTATCCGCGCTGGCCGGCGCGGCACTCGCAGCCGGCTATGCAGCGGTTGTCGGGCGAAGTCAACTCGAAGCGTCCCGCAGCCCGGATGCCGGCACCGTGCGCCGGGCCACCGGTACCGGCGTGCGTGGCGTCATCCTGTTGCAGTCCGCGCTGGCCGCGCGCTCCGGTGCACTGGGAGTCGCCGCCGGCCTGCTCAGCGCGGGTCCCATCGCCCGGATGGCATCCAAGGTGGTGTCGCCCACATGA